TCCGAGCGCGACGACCTCGGCCCCGACCTGCGTCGCTGGCTGACGGGCTTCGTCGCCGAGCTCGAGGACTAACAGGCCTTTATGGCCGCCATTCCCACGCTGCGCGACGGCGCGACGCTGTTGCGTCCGATTCGGGCTCGGGATGCGCGCATCCTGGAACGCGAACTGGTCGGCAACCGTGCGTGGTTGCGCCCGTGGGAGGCGACCAGCCCCAATCAGAACCTCGCCTGGGATACGAAGGGCAGCATCCGTGGCCTGTTGCAGCAGGCGCGCGCCGGCAGCGGTTTGCCGTTCGTCATCGAGTGTGACGGCGAGTTCGCCGGCCAGCTGAACGTCTCGCAGATGACGTACGGCTCGCTCGCGTCGGCGACGCTCGGCTACTGGGTTGCCGAGCGGTTCGCGGGGCGCGGGCTGACCCCGACCGCGGTGGCGCTCGCGACCGACCATCTGTTTTTCTCGGTGGGCCTGCACCGCATGGAGATCTGCATCCGACCCGAGAACGCGCCGTCGCTTCGCGTGGTCGAAAAGCTCGGGTTTCGCTACGAAGGGCTGCGGCGCCGGTTCATCCACATCGACGGCGACTGGCGCGACCACTTCTGCTTTGCGCTGACCGTCGAGGAGGTTCCGGTGGGAGTGCTGCAGCGCTGGAAGCAGGGCCGCGTGCCCGAGCACGTCGCCGACGTGCCCGAGGTCGACCGCATCGCGGCGCGCCGAGGCTTGCGCCTGCCGTAGCGGCCCTAACCTCGTGCCATGGCTGAGGGTTCGGGGGCCGGTACTGCCCTACTGATTGCGCTCGCAGCCGTGCTCTGGCTGTGGTACCTGATTCCGCTGTGGCGCCGGCGGCGCGAATATCTCGCGACCGAGCGCAACGCGATCCGCTTGCAGCAGACGCTGCGCATCATGGCGCAGACGACCGAGCTGCCCGAGCCGGTGCGCGCCGAGTTGACGGCGCGCGAGGCGGCGGCGCAGCAACGCTCGCTTGCCGCCCGTCAGCGCGAGGAGGCGGCGATCGCTCGCGCTCGTGAGGTCGCCGCGCAGCGCGCGCTGCGTGCCCGCTTGGCGGCGCAGGCCCCGGGCCTCGTCGCCGAAGTGGATGCTGCGCGCACCGGCCAGCGTCGGCTTCGCCGTTCGCGGGCGGTCACCACGCTCGTGACGTTCCTGTCCCTTGTCGGCATCGTCGTGTCGGCGGGCCTGGGTGCGTGGGCGTGGACCGCCTTCGCCTCGGTCGTCGTCATCAGCGGCGTCGTGCTGCTCGTCGGGCTCGCCCGGGCGGGCCGCCGCAAGTCGGCCGTCCTCGCCGGCACCGGCTCGCGAGCGGGAGCCGGCAGCGACTTCGTCGACCTCGCGCCGGCCACGGAGGGCCGCCGGGCCCCGCGCCAGTGGACTCCCGTCCCGCTGCCGAAGCCGCTCTACCTCGACACGGCCATCGACGTCGCCCCGCGCCCCGAGCTGCGTCGCAGCGCGATCGACCACGCCGCGGTGCTCGCTGCCGCGGCGGCCGAGGCCGAGAAGGCGCAGCGGGAGGCGGCCGCGTCGGCCGCTGGGCCTGTGCCGGCAGCGCCTGCCGCGACCCCGGCCGCGGCTGCCGCAGCACCCGAGCCGGCCGCCGAGCAGCCGAGTCGCTTCGCAGCGATGGGCATGCTCGACGGGCTGCCAACGCGCGCTCCCGACCTCGACGAAGTCCTCGAGCGGCGCCGCGCCGCAGGCTAACCGACGGCGATCTCGAGGGCCAGTCCGTGTGCATCCGGCCCGTTTCTCGGTGATAAGGTTGACGTCGTTCTAGGGCCTGTGGCGCAGTTGGTAGCGCGTCTCGTTCGCAATGAGAAGGTCAGGGGTTCGATTCCCCTCAGGTCCACCAGTTCGCGAACTACATCTCTTCGTGGGTCTCCGGGTCGCCACCGAACAGGCGCCCGTCGGGCCGGCCGAGCGCGGTGATCGCCGACACCTCGGCGTCGCTCAGGGTGAAGCCCCCGAGCTCGAGGTTCTCGCGCTGCCGCTCCGGGTTGCCCGACTTCGGGATCGGCAGTGAGCCGATCTGCTGGTGCCAGCGCAAGATCACCTGGGCGGGCGTCACCCCGTGCGCCGCGGCCGCCGACGCGACCGGTGCCGACTCCTTTACGGGAGCAGCCTTGCCGAGCGGGCTCCAGGCCTCGGTGACGACGCCGTGCTCGGAGTGGAAGGCGCGCAGCTCCTCCTGCGGGAAGAACGGGTGAAGCTCGACCTGGTTGACCGACGGCATGACGCCGGTCTCCTCGGCGACGCGCGTCAGGTAGTCGGCCGTGAAGTTGGAGACGCCGATCGAGCGCACGCGGCCCTCCTCGCGCAGGCGCACCATCGCGCGCCACGCGTCGACGTACTTGTCGACGTTCGGGTTCGGCCAGTGGATCAGGTACAGGTCGAGCACGTCGAGTCCGAGCCGCTCCATCGAGCCGTCGAACGAGCGCAGCGTCTCGTCGTAACCGTGATCGCGGCCCGGCACCTTTGTGGCGACGATGATCTCGTCGCGCGGAACGGGAGTTTCTGCGATGGCGCGACCCACAGCATCCTCGTTCTGGTAGTTCACGGCCGTGTCGATGAGGCGGTAGCCGAGCGAAAGGGCGCTCAGCACCGCGGCCGTTCCCTCCTCGCCGCGCAGCGGGTACGTGCCGAAGCCGATATCGGGCAGGGTCGTTCCGTCGTTCAATTCAGGCATGGATGCACGCTATCGCGCCCTCCTCCGGCCCTGTACAGGGTGCCCAGCCGGGCGTACCATCGGGGGCCATGGAGACCGACGAGGGTCCACGCGTCATCCGCCGCAGCGACGGAGACGTTACCGGCGAGCCGGGATCACTCGATCGCTTCATCGTCGAGAGCGCGGCGAGCGGGGGCCGAGTCGCCCTCGTCGAGCACACTCTGGCGCCGCGCGTGCTGGCAGCCCCGGTGCATCGGCATTCTCGCGAAGACGAGTACTCGGTGGTGCTCGCCGGCACGCTCGGTGTCATCGACGAGGGCGTCGAGGTGACCGCGACGGTCGGTGATGTCGTCGTGAAGCCACGAGGGCGCTGGCACACGTTCTGGAACGCCGGCGACGACGAGCTGCGCGTCCTCGAGATCATCGTGCCGGGCGGGCTCGAGCAGATGTTCCGGCTCTTGGCCGAGCCGGGCGGCGAGTACTCGCCGGAGACGCTTCCTGCCCTGGCGGCCGAATACGGTGCGGAGGTCGACTTCGAGGCGACGATGCCGCTCGTCGAGCGCCACGGGCTCGTCCTCTAGGTGCCCGACCCGCTAGTCGCGGCGTGCGTACGACAGCTGCACGAAGCCGTTCTCGAACCGCTTCTCGTTGGTCAGGGTCAGGTCGAGGCGCACGCCGTCGGGAAAGATGGGCAGGCCGCCGCCGATGATCACCGGGCAGAGCATGACCTCGACGACGTCGACGAGGCCCAGGCGAAACGCGTCGGCGGCAAGCGTCGGCCCCTCAATCGTGAGGTCGCCCTCGGATTCCGTACGCAGTCGCTCGACGAGCTCTCGGCTCAGGGCGCGCTCCAGGCGCGTTCGGCTCGTGTCGACCCGATCGAGTGTTCGCGAGAAGACGACCTTCTCGGCCGCAGTCCACGCGGCGGCGAACTCCGCCGAGGCGGGCGAACCCTCGGCATACGTCGGGTCGGTCTCCCACCCGCGCATCGTTTCGTACATTCGCCGCCCGTACAGGAACGTGCTGACGCCCGCGAGGTCGGCAGTAAGTGAGGCGACCGCCTCCTCCGACGGAAACGCCCACGAGAAGTCGCCGTCCGCATCCGTCATATAGCCGTCCAGGGACGCGATGACCGAGTAGATGATGCGTGACGACTTCGCCATGGTGTGCCTCCTCGCGACGAACTTATTGTCGTCAGAGGGCACGGCGCTGTCGAGGGGTGGTCGGTGTCGGCGCACGCGAGTAGCCTCGCGCCATGGCCGCCGACACCCGAGACTCTCTCGACCCGTCACTCATCGACTGGATGCTCGCCACCGACCCGGCGCTGGCCTGGCAGGTCGAACGCGACCTGCTCGGCGCGCCGGAGGATATGTGGCAGGCCACGCGGGCGCGGGTCGCGACCGATGGGCTAGGGGCGCGGATGCTCGCCCACCAAGACCCCGACGGCCAGTGGGCGGGTGGCGCCTACTTTCCGGGCGGCTTCGACTTTCACGGCCCCGAGGCCGCGCCCGGCGCGGGTCAGCCCTGGACCGCCACGACGTGGTCGCTGAACACCCTGCGCGAGTGGGGTCTCGACGCGTCGGCGCTCGCCGGCACGGCCGAGAAGCTCGACGCGAACAGTCGGTGGGAGTACGACGACCTGCCCTACTGGGGTGGCGAGGTTGACGCGTGCATCAACGGCTTTACGCTCGCCAACGGCGCCTGGCTCGGCGCCGAGGGCTCGACGCGCTCCAGCTTTCACTCGACCCTGAACGCGCTGAAGGGCATTCTCGACTGGGAGATCCGCACCGGCGACGACCGGCTGCGCGAGGTGCGGCACCGCGGCGAGCAGTACCTGCTCACCCGGCGCCTGCTGTACCGCGCGTCGACGGGGGAGAAGGTCGGCCCCTGGGTCGACCTCTTCGGTTACCCCTTCCGGCACGTGTACACGGCGCTCAATGCGCTCGACTACCTGCGCCGGGCATTCCTGCATGACGGCGTTCCACCCGATGAGCGCGCCGCCGACACGGTCGCGATCGTGCGCGATGCCCGCCAGGGCGACGGCACGTGGCTGCAGGGCAGGCGCTATGCGGGCGCCGTGTGGTTCGAGATCGACGTGCCCGTCGGCCGACCCCGCAGCCCGGTGAACTCCTGACAGTTCCTGCCACGCGGCGCGTCCGGGTAGTCTGACGGAAAAGCTTTGCCTGCTTTCAGTGTGCTCGACCCGATCGGAGCCCCATGTCGAACGCTTCGGACACCACGCTTCGCGCCCCCGCGGCCGTGCACGCCGCCAGCGTCGACGAGACCTACGCGGCTCTCACCGTCACGGCCGATGGGTTGAG
The sequence above is a segment of the Microcella alkaliphila genome. Coding sequences within it:
- a CDS encoding GNAT family N-acetyltransferase; the encoded protein is MAAIPTLRDGATLLRPIRARDARILERELVGNRAWLRPWEATSPNQNLAWDTKGSIRGLLQQARAGSGLPFVIECDGEFAGQLNVSQMTYGSLASATLGYWVAERFAGRGLTPTAVALATDHLFFSVGLHRMEICIRPENAPSLRVVEKLGFRYEGLRRRFIHIDGDWRDHFCFALTVEEVPVGVLQRWKQGRVPEHVADVPEVDRIAARRGLRLP
- a CDS encoding aldo/keto reductase translates to MPELNDGTTLPDIGFGTYPLRGEEGTAAVLSALSLGYRLIDTAVNYQNEDAVGRAIAETPVPRDEIIVATKVPGRDHGYDETLRSFDGSMERLGLDVLDLYLIHWPNPNVDKYVDAWRAMVRLREEGRVRSIGVSNFTADYLTRVAEETGVMPSVNQVELHPFFPQEELRAFHSEHGVVTEAWSPLGKAAPVKESAPVASAAAAHGVTPAQVILRWHQQIGSLPIPKSGNPERQRENLELGGFTLSDAEVSAITALGRPDGRLFGGDPETHEEM
- a CDS encoding cupin domain-containing protein — its product is METDEGPRVIRRSDGDVTGEPGSLDRFIVESAASGGRVALVEHTLAPRVLAAPVHRHSREDEYSVVLAGTLGVIDEGVEVTATVGDVVVKPRGRWHTFWNAGDDELRVLEIIVPGGLEQMFRLLAEPGGEYSPETLPALAAEYGAEVDFEATMPLVERHGLVL
- a CDS encoding dihydrofolate reductase family protein, with the protein product MAKSSRIIYSVIASLDGYMTDADGDFSWAFPSEEAVASLTADLAGVSTFLYGRRMYETMRGWETDPTYAEGSPASAEFAAAWTAAEKVVFSRTLDRVDTSRTRLERALSRELVERLRTESEGDLTIEGPTLAADAFRLGLVDVVEVMLCPVIIGGGLPIFPDGVRLDLTLTNEKRFENGFVQLSYARRD
- a CDS encoding squalene cyclase; its protein translation is MAADTRDSLDPSLIDWMLATDPALAWQVERDLLGAPEDMWQATRARVATDGLGARMLAHQDPDGQWAGGAYFPGGFDFHGPEAAPGAGQPWTATTWSLNTLREWGLDASALAGTAEKLDANSRWEYDDLPYWGGEVDACINGFTLANGAWLGAEGSTRSSFHSTLNALKGILDWEIRTGDDRLREVRHRGEQYLLTRRLLYRASTGEKVGPWVDLFGYPFRHVYTALNALDYLRRAFLHDGVPPDERAADTVAIVRDARQGDGTWLQGRRYAGAVWFEIDVPVGRPRSPVNS